The nucleotide sequence AGTTGCGCAGGAACGCGTCCCTGACCGGCTCCCAGCCCGCCGCCACCGTGCCCTGGACGTCCACGTCCCCACTCCTCACTCGCCGATCCGACCCTCCATGGTGCAACGCGGAGGTCGCGGGTCCGATTCCGGGGCGCCGGACGGGCGGGGGCGGGTCTCAGGCCACGGAGCTCGGCACGAAGCCGAAGGGCAGCTCGAGACGGTGCCGGGCCATCAGTTCCCCGTCGGCGAGGATCTCGCCGGTCCGCCCGTCGGCGGCGATGACGCCCTCGCTGAGGATCACCGCCCGCGGGCAGAGCTCCAGGGCGTACGGCAGGTCGTGGGTGACCATGAGGACGGTGACGTCGAGCGAGCGGAGGATGTCGGCGAGTTCGCGGCGGGAGGCCGGGTCCAGGTTGGAGGACGGCTCGTCGAGGACGAGGATCTCCGGCTCCATCGCGAGGACGGTCGCCACGGCGACCCGGCGGCGCTGCCCGAAGGACAGGTGGTGCGGCGGCCGGTCCGCGTACCGCTCCATCCCGACCCGCTCGAGGGCCCTGCGCACGACGGCTTCGAGTTCGGCGCCGCGCACTCCCGCCGCGGCCGGTCCGAACGCCACGTCCTCGCGGACGGTCGGCATGAACAGCTGGTCGTCGGGGTCCTGGAAGACGATGCCGACCTTGCGCCTGATCTCGGCCAGGTGCTTCTTGCCGACGGGCAGCCCGGCGACCGTGACGCCGCCCGCGCCGCCAGTGAGGATGCCGTTGAGGTGCAGCACCAGGGTGGTCTTCCCGGCGCCGTTGGGGCCGAGGAGGGCGACCCGCTCGCCGCGCTCCACGGTCAGGTCCACGCCGAACAGGGCCTGGTGGCCGTCGGGGTACGCGTACGCGAGACCGCG is from Streptomyces venezuelae ATCC 10712 and encodes:
- a CDS encoding energy-coupling factor ABC transporter ATP-binding protein, whose translation is MDPMTAPSLDVRGLAYAYPDGHQALFGVDLTVERGERVALLGPNGAGKTTLVLHLNGILTGGAGGVTVAGLPVGKKHLAEIRRKVGIVFQDPDDQLFMPTVREDVAFGPAAAGVRGAELEAVVRRALERVGMERYADRPPHHLSFGQRRRVAVATVLAMEPEILVLDEPSSNLDPASRRELADILRSLDVTVLMVTHDLPYALELCPRAVILSEGVIAADGRTGEILADGELMARHRLELPFGFVPSSVA